A section of the Dromaius novaehollandiae isolate bDroNov1 chromosome 6, bDroNov1.hap1, whole genome shotgun sequence genome encodes:
- the BMPR1A gene encoding bone morphogenetic protein receptor type-1A translates to MTRLRIYEQLLGAYLLIILHVQGQNLDSMLHGTGMKTNPDQKKQANGVTLAPEDTLPFLKCYCSGHCPDDAINNTCITNGHCFAIIEEDEHGEPTLASGCMKYEGSDFQCKDSPKAQLRRTIECCRTDFCNQDLQPTLPPLDSTDGLFDGSIRWMAVLISMAVCIIVMIILFSCFCYKHYCKWVAKRRCYNRDLEQDEAFIPAGESLKDLIDQSQSSGSGSGLPLLVQRTIAKQIQMVRQVGKGRYGEVWMGKWRGEKVAVKVFFTTEEASWFRETEIYQTVLMRHENILGFIAADIKGTGSWTQLYLITDYHENGSLYDFLKCATLDNRALLKLAYSAACGLCHLHTEIYGTQGKPAIAHRDLKSKNILIKKNGTCCIADLGLAVKFNSDTNEVDVPLNTRVGTKRYMAPEVLDESLNKNHFQPYIMADIYSFGLIIWEMARRCVTGGIVEEYQLPYYDMVPNDPSYEDMREVVCVKRLRPVVSNRWNSDECLRAILKLMSECWAHNPASRLTALRIKKTLAKMVESQDVKI, encoded by the exons ATGACTCGACTGAGAATTTATGAGCAATTACTTGGAGCCTATCTGCTTATCATTCTGCATGTTCAAG GACAAAATCTAGACAGCATGCTTCATGGCACAGGAATGAAGACAAATCCTGACCAGAAGAAACAAGCCAATGGAGTAACACTTGCTCCAGAGGACACCTTACCCTTTCTTAAATGCTACTGCTCAGGGCATTGTCCAGATGATGCTATTAATAACACATGCAT AACGAATGGGCATTGCTTTGCTATCATTGAGGAAGATGAACATGGAGAACCTACGCTTGCTTCTGGCTGCATGAAGTATGAAGGTTCAGACTTTCAGTGCAAG GATTCACCAAAGGCACAGCTACGTCGGACAATTGAGTGCTGTCGGACTGACTTCTGCAATCAGGATTTACAACCAACATTACCACCACTTGATAGTACAG atggaCTTTTTGATGGCAGCATTCGTTGGATGGCAGTATTGATTTCTATGGCAGTCTGCATAATTGTCATGATTATCTTATTTAGCTGCTTTTGTTACAA gcaTTATTGTAAATGGGTGGCAAAGAGACGCTGTTATAATCGTGACCTGGAACAAGATGAAGCATTTATTCCAGCAGGGGAGTCATTAAAAGACCTTATTGACCAGTCACAGAGTTCTGGCAGTGGATCAGGACTACCGTTGTTG GTTCAGCGCACTATTGCCAAACAAATTCAGATGGTGAGGCAAGTTGGGAAAGGACGATATGGTGAGGTGTGGATGGGCAAATGGAGGGGCGAAAAAGTTGCAGTCAAAGTGTTTTTTACCACAGAAGAAGCCAGCTGGTTCCGAGAAACAGAAATTTACCAAACCGTTTTGATGCGTCATGAAAACATCCTTG GTTTTATAGCTGCAGACATTAAGGGCACTGGCTCCTGGACCCAGCTTTACTTGATTACAGATTATCATGAAAATGGATCATTGTATGATTTTTTGAAATGCGCTACACTAGACAACAGGGCTCTCCTCAAACTGGCCTATTCTGCTGCATGTGGTCTGTGCCATCTACACACAGAAATTTATGGGACACAAGGCAAGCCTGCTATTGCGCACAGGGACCTGAAGAGTAAAAACATCTTGATAAAGAAAAATGGAACCTGCTGTATTGCTGACTTAGGCCTTGCAGTCAAATTTAACAG TGATACAAACGAAGTTGATGTTCCCTTGAACACTAGAGTGGGAACAAAACGTTACATGGCTCCAGAAGTCCTAGATGAAAGCCTGAATAAAAACCATTTCCAACCATACATCATGGCTGACATCTACAGTTTTGGGCTGATCATCTGGGAGATGGCTCGGCGCTGTGTCACAGGAG GTATTGTTGAAGAGTATCAGTTGCCATACTATGACATGGTGCCAAATGATCCATCCTATGAGGATATGAGAGAAGTGGTGTGTGTCAAACGCCTACGCCCAGTGGTATCCAATAGGTGGAACAGTGATGAA tgtttaagAGCAATATTGAAATTAATGTCTGAATGCTGGGCCCATAATCCTGCCTCAAGACTTACTGCCTTGAGGATCAAGAAGACACTTGCCAAGATGGTGGAATCACAAGATGTAAAGATTTGA